One region of Pogona vitticeps strain Pit_001003342236 chromosome 1, PviZW2.1, whole genome shotgun sequence genomic DNA includes:
- the FLRT3 gene encoding leucine-rich repeat transmembrane protein FLRT3, whose protein sequence is MITVTWNFILIWTKIGLLLKMAPHFISAKSCPSVCRCDAGFIYCNDRDLTSIPTGIPEDATTLYLQNNQINNAGIPSDLKTLIKVERIYLYHNSLDEFPINLPKYVKELHLQENNIRTITYDSLSQIPYLEELHLDDNSVSAVSIEDGAFQDNIYLRLLFLSRNHLSTIPWGLPKTIEELRLDDNRISTISELSLQDLTNLKRLVLDGNLLSNHGLGDKVFMNLVNLTELSLVRNSLTAAPINLPGTNLRKLYLQENHINHVPPNAFAYLRQLYRLDMSNNNLSNLPQGVFDDLDNITQLFLRNNPWRCGCKMKWVRDWLQTLPLRVNVRGLMCQAPEKVRGMAIKDLSAELFDCKNDDIVSTVQITASVPNTLYPVQGHWPVSVTKSPEIKTPNPHKNYRTTATPVQEIITITVKSVSTETIHISWKVALPMTALRLSWLKMGHSPAFGSITETIVTGDRNDYLLTALEPDSPYRVCMVPMETTNIYVSDETPVCIETETAPLKMYNPTTTLNHEQEKEPYKNSNLPLAAIIGGAVALVAIALLALVCWYVHRNGSLFSRNCTYSKGRRRKDDYAEAGTKKDNSILEIRETSFQMISLNNEQVSKEEFVIHTIFPPNGMNLYKNNHSESSSNRSYRDSGIPDSDHSHS, encoded by the coding sequence ATGATCACTGTAACCTGGAACTTCATTCTAATTTGGACAAAGATAGGGCTGTTGCTCAAAATGGCACCTCATTTTATCAGTGCCAAATCATGCCCTTCAGTGTGCCGTTGTGATGCAGGATTCATTTACTGCAATGATCGTGATCTCACATCAATTCCTACAGGGATTCCAGAGGATGCTACAACCCTTTACCTTCAGAACAATCAAATTAACAATGCTGGAATTCCTTCAGACCTAAAAACCTTGATCAAAGTTGAGAGAATTTATTTATACCACAACAGTTTGGATGAATTCCCTATCAATCTCCCGAAGTATGTCAAAGAACTACATTTGCAAGAAAATAACATAAGGACAATTACTTATGACTCACTTTCACAAATTCCTTATCTGGAAGAACTGCATTTGGATGAtaattctgtttctgcagttaGTATTGAAGATGGAGCCTTCCAGGATAATATCTATCTcagacttctttttctttctcgaAATCACCTTAGCACCATTCCCTGGGGCCTTCCTAAAACAATAGAAGAGCTGCGCTTGGATGATAATCGTATTTCCACAATTTCGGAGCTGTCCCTTCAAGACCTTACAAATCTAAAACGCCTAGTTTTAGATGGAAATCTCTTAAGCAATCATGGATTAGGAGACAAAGTCTTCATGAACCTAGTCAATTTAACAGAACTCTCATTGGTCCGTAATTCCCTTACAGCAGCACCAATAAATTTGCCAGGCACAAACCTGAGAAAGCTTTATCTGCAAGAAAACCATATAAATCATGTACCACCTAATGCATTTGCATACCTACGGCAGTTGTATCGATTAGATATGTCAAACAACAATCTCAGCAATTTACCTCAGGGTGTCTTTGATGACCTGGACAATATAACCCAACTGTTTCTTCGTAACAACCCTTGGCGGTGTGGGTGCAAAATGAAATGGGTTCGTGACTGGTTACAGACACTGCCACTCAGAGTAAATGTACGTGGACTGATGTGTCAGGCACCAGAAAAAGTGCGTGGGATGGCTATCAAAGACCTCAGTGCAGAACTATTTGACTGCAAGAATGATGATATTGTAAGTACTGTCCAAATTACTGCTTCAGTACCAAACACTTTATACCCTGTGCAAGGACACTGGCCAGTTTCTGTGACCAAATCACCTGAAATTAAGACTCCAAATCCACATAAAAACTACAGAACAACAGCTACCCCAGTACAGGAAATCATTACCATTACGGTAAAATCTGTAAGCACTGAGACTATTCATATTTCTTGGAAAGTTGCACTACCCATGACTGCTTTAAGACTCAGCTGGCTCAAAATGGGTCACAGTCCTGCCTTTGGATCTATAACTGAAACAATTGTTACCGGAGACCGGAATGACTATCTGCTTACAGCACTTGAGCCAGATTCACCATATCGTGTATGCATGGTTCCTATGGAAACCACTAACATTTATGTGTCTGATGAAACACCTGTTTGTATAGAGACTGAAACTGCACCCCTTAAAATGTACAACCCCACGACAACCCTAAAtcatgaacaagagaaagaaccttACAAAAATTCAAACTTGCCCTTAGCTGCCATCATAGGAGGTGCAGTGGCACTAGTAGCTATAGCACTGCTTGCTTTAGTCTGCTGGTATGTCCATAGGAATGGCTCCTTGTTCTCCAGAAACTGTACATATAGCAAAGGACGGAGGAGAAAAGATGATTATGCTGAAGCTGGAACTAAGAAGGACAATTCTATCTTAGAAATCAGAGAGACTTCGTTTCAGATGATCTCTTTGAACAATGAACAAGTGTCCAAGGAGGAGTTTGTAATACATACCATATTCCCACCTAATGGAATGAATCTGTATAAAAACAACCACAGCGAAAGCAGTAGTAACAGAAGCTACAGAGACAGCGGTATACCGGATTCAGATCACTCACATTCATGA